In Fibrobacter sp. UWB2, one DNA window encodes the following:
- a CDS encoding SUMF1/EgtB/PvdO family nonheme iron enzyme codes for MSSTRNAAQLRHPQSCHPDAKRKDPAEFFKTPEFCIFNCMKKILLFLTICVTFANAQFYYDKHGESRGAYKDSLEYSKLVGLAKRFRGPILVKKPVDGVKPRKNLEKIPENKIQRTFNVNRDTLNKEKWLEVEKNEIVKICVDAPVVAWETSLKAIISSDLCLTFETPTLVGVETINVYFLDSDSSKKINLAVGMKYLDFKNEEVLLGFNRYSEKELQMQGFCNTEENGTIACGPKNEDPERLVSITGTYLVDKYPVTNCEFTQLMWDDSLLDYKWQNRKRASTRNGNCITQDTAANTVSLFWAMEYANVRSIREGLKPYYIFSPVEYAERESILSARQRIIKQYVLGYIQVSDDSTSNGYRLPYYNEWMMLARGGDKKNKAPWGDSSGSFEKTKKYARFKTKMVSFETEPVGQLMPNGYGLYDMFGLAQEHVLFEYDLFEGNLGFASCLKGGDYHVSLEDGFDDTVSPYWKWINYGYYEPGHPGNGAGFRLIRNIGNNAKWTKIKTVGKE; via the coding sequence ATGAGTAGTACACGAAATGCGGCGCAACTGCGTCATCCTCAATCTTGTCATCCTGACGCGAAGCGGAAGGATCCAGCGGAGTTCTTTAAAACGCCTGAATTTTGTATATTCAACTGTATGAAAAAAATTTTGTTGTTCCTAACGATATGCGTTACGTTTGCGAATGCTCAATTCTATTACGACAAGCATGGAGAAAGTCGCGGTGCGTATAAGGACAGCTTGGAGTATTCAAAGCTTGTTGGGCTTGCAAAAAGATTTCGTGGTCCGATATTGGTGAAAAAGCCGGTTGATGGTGTCAAGCCGAGAAAAAATTTGGAAAAGATTCCTGAAAATAAAATCCAAAGAACATTTAATGTAAATCGCGATACTTTGAACAAAGAAAAGTGGCTCGAAGTCGAAAAGAACGAAATCGTTAAAATTTGTGTTGATGCGCCTGTTGTCGCGTGGGAAACATCGTTAAAGGCGATTATATCTAGCGATTTGTGCCTGACATTCGAAACACCGACGCTTGTTGGAGTTGAAACCATTAATGTGTATTTCCTTGACTCGGATAGTTCGAAGAAAATCAATTTAGCTGTCGGTATGAAGTATCTTGATTTCAAAAACGAAGAAGTTCTGTTAGGATTTAATCGATACTCCGAAAAAGAATTACAGATGCAAGGGTTTTGCAATACAGAGGAGAACGGAACAATAGCTTGTGGTCCCAAAAATGAGGATCCAGAAAGGCTTGTTTCCATTACTGGTACATACTTAGTCGATAAATATCCTGTTACAAACTGCGAATTTACACAACTGATGTGGGATGATAGTCTTCTTGATTATAAGTGGCAAAACAGAAAAAGGGCTTCTACACGTAATGGAAACTGCATAACTCAAGACACGGCCGCAAATACTGTATCTCTATTTTGGGCTATGGAATATGCCAACGTGCGCAGTATTCGTGAAGGTCTAAAGCCTTATTATATATTTTCTCCTGTAGAATATGCAGAAAGAGAAAGTATTTTATCGGCTCGACAACGTATTATTAAACAATATGTTCTCGGATATATTCAAGTTTCTGACGACAGTACCTCGAACGGTTATAGACTTCCATATTACAATGAATGGATGATGCTTGCTCGTGGTGGCGACAAAAAGAATAAGGCCCCTTGGGGAGATTCTTCGGGCTCTTTTGAAAAAACAAAAAAATACGCTAGATTTAAAACAAAAATGGTTTCCTTTGAAACAGAACCCGTTGGCCAACTGATGCCCAATGGATACGGATTATACGATATGTTTGGTCTCGCTCAAGAGCATGTTCTTTTTGAATACGATTTGTTTGAAGGAAACTTGGGGTTTGCGTCTTGTTTGAAGGGCGGAGATTATCACGTTTCTCTAGAAGATGGGTTCGACGATACCGTAAGTCCTTATTGGAAATGGATAAACTACGGATATTACGAACCTGGTCATCCAGGTAATGGAGCGGGTTTCCGCCTCATCCGCAACATCGGCAATAATGCCAAATGGACCAAAATTAAAACAGTTGGCAAAGAGTAG
- a CDS encoding GIY-YIG nuclease family protein, with product MMTNQSNTTLYVGVTNDISRRALEHIEGCGATFTSRYKINKLIYFERYTEITDAIKREKQLKGWRREKKEILIMQMNPLWKDLLQDDS from the coding sequence ATGATGACAAATCAAAGTAATACAACTCTTTATGTAGGTGTTACAAATGATATAAGTCGCCGCGCTTTAGAGCATATTGAAGGTTGTGGAGCTACTTTTACTTCAAGATATAAGATTAATAAGTTGATTTACTTTGAACGATATACGGAAATTACAGATGCAATAAAACGTGAAAAACAGTTGAAAGGCTGGCGGCGAGAGAAAAAGGAGATCCTCATTATGCAGATGAATCCTTTATGGAAGGATCTTTTGCAGGATGACTCTTAG
- a CDS encoding XRE family transcriptional regulator translates to MPRHGTPTPGQAILEGIEWLKIDKPEFARRVGVSVEMLDQLIAGEISISTEMANALESVTGSPAAYWKMLERKSRASR, encoded by the coding sequence ATGCCAAGACATGGAACCCCGACGCCGGGACAGGCGATCCTCGAAGGAATTGAATGGCTTAAAATCGACAAGCCGGAATTTGCACGTAGGGTAGGCGTTTCTGTAGAAATGCTCGACCAGCTGATTGCGGGTGAAATCAGCATCTCGACCGAGATGGCGAATGCGCTTGAATCCGTGACGGGTAGCCCCGCCGCCTATTGGAAAATGCTCGAACGAAAAAGCCGCGCTTCTCGATAA
- a CDS encoding TldD/PmbA family protein, with protein sequence MNIKDAVSFMCDLAKGEAEQFDVIASNTHSEGLSVFQGQVQNTEISDSVGLGVRVIKDGRPGYAHTERLTDEALHQTLKDALCHTQWTEKIDITLPQAVELPKGEPNYNPALESLDLAMMKDFCIELEKATFAKSKEIENIPYLGGDIEKDYSIVANNTGLFYEARSNCASAGAGAVASRGGVKKLGNFVKNGRDWNEFSVDEIASKTAEYATELFGAQKIESGKIPVILSERISARFLGMYSQPFFAETMQKGQSRLDGKEGEKIASDVFSLWNDPTGEMFEHKFYFDSEGCLTKRVKVVENGVFNSALYNLETAAKAGRETTGNGARSFGSKMSTSFYNMLVPPGSMTTMELLKLFPKCLLVVRLEGNSGCNSVSGELSIGAHGFWCENGTIKHPVDGVTLSGNYFDIIKNIVAVGNEYRDPFASYKVPALAISELSVSA encoded by the coding sequence ATGAATATTAAAGATGCCGTTTCTTTTATGTGTGACCTCGCCAAGGGCGAAGCCGAACAGTTTGATGTCATCGCTTCTAACACCCATTCCGAAGGCTTGTCCGTCTTCCAGGGCCAGGTGCAGAATACCGAAATCTCGGATTCCGTAGGTCTCGGTGTCCGCGTCATCAAGGATGGCCGTCCGGGTTACGCGCATACAGAACGCCTCACCGACGAAGCCTTGCACCAGACGCTCAAGGACGCTCTTTGTCACACGCAGTGGACTGAAAAAATCGACATTACGCTCCCACAGGCCGTTGAACTCCCGAAGGGCGAACCGAATTACAATCCGGCGCTTGAATCGCTCGACCTTGCGATGATGAAGGACTTCTGCATAGAGCTTGAAAAGGCGACTTTTGCAAAGTCTAAGGAAATCGAAAATATCCCGTACCTCGGTGGCGATATCGAAAAGGATTATTCCATCGTCGCAAACAACACGGGACTTTTCTACGAAGCCCGCTCGAACTGCGCTTCTGCGGGTGCCGGTGCAGTCGCAAGCCGGGGTGGCGTCAAGAAGCTTGGCAACTTTGTCAAGAATGGCCGCGACTGGAACGAATTTTCTGTCGATGAAATTGCAAGCAAGACAGCCGAATATGCAACGGAACTTTTTGGCGCCCAAAAAATCGAGAGCGGCAAGATTCCTGTGATTCTTTCGGAACGCATTTCCGCACGTTTCCTCGGCATGTACAGCCAGCCGTTCTTCGCCGAAACGATGCAGAAGGGCCAGTCCCGTCTCGACGGCAAGGAAGGCGAAAAAATTGCAAGTGACGTGTTCTCGTTGTGGAACGATCCGACAGGCGAAATGTTTGAACACAAGTTCTATTTCGATTCTGAAGGTTGCCTCACGAAGCGCGTGAAGGTCGTCGAAAACGGCGTCTTCAATTCGGCGCTTTACAACCTTGAAACGGCTGCCAAGGCGGGCCGCGAAACGACAGGCAATGGCGCTCGCAGCTTCGGTAGCAAGATGTCCACGAGTTTCTACAACATGCTCGTGCCGCCTGGAAGCATGACGACCATGGAACTTTTGAAGCTCTTCCCGAAGTGCTTGCTCGTTGTACGCCTAGAAGGCAATTCCGGCTGCAATTCCGTGAGCGGTGAACTCAGCATCGGGGCGCACGGTTTCTGGTGCGAGAACGGGACTATTAAACATCCGGTCGATGGCGTGACGCTCAGCGGCAATTACTTCGACATCATCAAGAACATCGTGGCGGTCGGCAACGAATACCGCGATCCGTTTGCAAGCTACAAAGTGCCCGCACTTGCCATCAGTGAGTTGAGCGTGAGCGCCTAA
- a CDS encoding nucleoside monophosphate kinase, with the protein MSQISAVLIFGAPGSGKGTVGAKLAATTALKHLSTGDIFRGIAPSSESGKLLASYSSKGLLVPDEATVEIFGRFVEGLVNTNKLNPEKDTLLLDGIPRTVAQVDLIKPIVDVKHIFVLDIKDEATIVARLLNRAKIEGRKDDADENVIKNRLKVYKESTAKVLEKYDPKIISHIVGDNTPDEVFLDVLKAYVDFTKNA; encoded by the coding sequence ATGTCTCAGATTTCTGCAGTTCTTATCTTCGGTGCTCCGGGTTCTGGCAAGGGCACTGTGGGCGCAAAGCTCGCCGCTACGACCGCTCTCAAGCACCTCTCCACGGGCGACATCTTCCGTGGCATCGCTCCGTCTAGCGAATCCGGCAAGCTCCTTGCTTCTTACTCCAGCAAGGGTCTCCTCGTCCCGGACGAAGCTACCGTTGAAATCTTCGGCCGCTTTGTTGAAGGCCTCGTGAACACGAACAAGCTCAACCCGGAAAAGGACACCCTCCTCCTCGATGGTATTCCTCGCACGGTTGCTCAGGTCGATCTCATCAAGCCGATCGTCGATGTGAAGCACATCTTCGTTCTCGACATCAAGGACGAAGCTACTATCGTTGCTCGCCTCCTCAACCGCGCCAAGATCGAAGGCCGTAAGGACGACGCTGACGAAAACGTCATCAAGAACCGTCTCAAGGTTTACAAGGAATCCACCGCTAAGGTTCTCGAAAAGTACGATCCGAAGATCATCAGCCACATCGTTGGCGACAACACTCCGGACGAAGTCTTCCTCGACGTGCTCAAGGCATACGTGGACTTCACGAAGAACGCTTAA
- a CDS encoding TIGR02147 family protein encodes MKPITEYKDYHPLIKDFYEAQKRTSYFSWREFAKLAGFSSPTYLRLVSEGKSNLSRVSMNRMISAMGLAGYEANYFIALVNFCNAKDDEAKKPYWKEMRQIALEFKVRVVDKEAVEYFDGWKNQVVRELAPMMNGATPGQMAKTCCNEISAADVSKSLEFLTKAGFLKKGEDGSYRQTEKNVTASKEGMAYAVHSMQRQMLRLASESIERFEPQERSVSSVTLTVNRESYERIAQEIDAFRKKIAAMASETEDADQIYHLNMQLFPLTWKLNKDEVA; translated from the coding sequence ATGAAACCGATAACAGAATATAAAGATTACCATCCCTTGATCAAGGATTTTTACGAAGCGCAAAAGCGGACTTCGTATTTCTCCTGGCGGGAATTCGCGAAACTCGCGGGGTTCTCTTCACCGACTTACTTGCGACTTGTGAGCGAAGGCAAGAGCAACTTGAGCCGAGTGTCTATGAACCGCATGATTTCGGCAATGGGGCTTGCGGGCTATGAAGCGAACTACTTCATTGCGCTCGTCAATTTTTGCAATGCCAAGGACGATGAAGCTAAAAAGCCGTATTGGAAAGAAATGCGCCAGATTGCGCTTGAATTTAAAGTACGCGTCGTCGATAAGGAGGCTGTTGAATATTTCGATGGTTGGAAAAATCAGGTCGTTCGCGAACTTGCACCGATGATGAATGGGGCCACCCCAGGGCAGATGGCGAAAACATGCTGCAACGAAATCTCCGCTGCCGATGTCAGCAAGTCGCTAGAGTTCCTGACGAAAGCGGGGTTCCTAAAAAAAGGCGAGGACGGCTCGTATCGACAGACCGAAAAGAACGTGACTGCGTCAAAGGAAGGCATGGCCTATGCCGTACACTCGATGCAACGCCAAATGTTGCGACTTGCCAGTGAATCTATTGAACGCTTTGAACCGCAAGAGCGCAGCGTGTCGAGCGTGACCCTTACGGTCAATCGCGAAAGTTACGAACGTATTGCACAAGAAATCGATGCGTTCCGCAAAAAGATTGCCGCAATGGCATCGGAAACAGAAGATGCCGATCAAATCTATCATTTGAATATGCAACTGTTCCCGCTAACTTGGAAATTAAATAAAGATGAGGTGGCTTAG
- the leuB gene encoding 3-isopropylmalate dehydrogenase produces MSKNYKIAVLPGDGIGPEVMKEAVRVLDVVSKKFGFDVNAEWANVGGAAYDESGSPLPESTLKLGEASDCILFGSVGGPKWEHLPPNLQPERGALLPLRKHFKLFCNLRPARVYKELAGACPLRADIVGDGFNILTVRELTGDVYFGQPKGREGVPGSKEEIGFDTMKYSRYEVERIARFAFDAAMLRNKKVASIDKANVLTTSVLWREVVNEVIKDYPELTLEHLYVDNAAMQLLKRPREFDVLLCPNLFGDILTDECAMLTGSMGLLPSASIAEGSFGLYEPAGGSAPDIAGKGIANPLAQILSVALMLRYTFKEEEAAKAIEAACEKVIAQGYRTGDIYQEGCTKVGTTGMGDAIIKALA; encoded by the coding sequence ATGAGCAAGAATTACAAGATTGCAGTGCTCCCGGGCGACGGTATCGGTCCGGAAGTGATGAAAGAAGCTGTCCGCGTGTTGGACGTTGTTTCCAAGAAGTTCGGTTTCGACGTGAACGCCGAATGGGCAAACGTCGGTGGTGCCGCATACGACGAAAGCGGTTCTCCGCTTCCGGAAAGCACCCTCAAGCTCGGTGAAGCTTCTGACTGTATTCTTTTCGGTTCTGTCGGTGGCCCGAAGTGGGAACACCTTCCGCCGAACCTCCAGCCGGAACGCGGCGCTCTCCTCCCGCTCCGCAAGCACTTCAAGCTTTTCTGCAACCTCCGCCCGGCCCGCGTTTACAAGGAACTCGCAGGCGCTTGCCCGCTCCGCGCTGACATCGTCGGTGACGGTTTCAACATCCTCACCGTCCGCGAACTGACGGGTGACGTTTACTTTGGCCAGCCGAAGGGCCGCGAAGGTGTTCCGGGCTCCAAGGAAGAAATCGGTTTTGACACCATGAAGTACAGCCGCTACGAAGTCGAACGCATCGCTCGCTTCGCTTTCGACGCAGCTATGCTCCGCAACAAGAAGGTCGCTTCTATCGATAAGGCCAACGTGCTCACCACGAGCGTGCTCTGGCGCGAAGTCGTGAACGAAGTCATCAAGGACTATCCGGAACTCACACTCGAACACCTCTACGTAGACAACGCCGCTATGCAGCTCCTCAAGCGTCCGCGTGAATTCGACGTGCTCCTCTGCCCGAACCTCTTCGGCGACATCCTCACCGACGAATGCGCAATGCTCACCGGTTCCATGGGTCTCCTCCCGTCCGCTTCTATCGCCGAAGGTTCCTTCGGTCTCTACGAACCGGCAGGTGGTTCTGCTCCGGACATCGCAGGCAAGGGTATTGCAAACCCGCTCGCACAGATCCTCTCCGTGGCCCTCATGCTCCGCTACACCTTCAAGGAAGAAGAAGCAGCAAAGGCTATCGAAGCCGCTTGCGAAAAGGTCATCGCTCAGGGCTACCGCACTGGCGATATCTACCAGGAAGGCTGCACCAAGGTCGGCACGACTGGCATGGGCGACGCTATCATTAAAGCACTCGCTTAA